The proteins below are encoded in one region of Xenopus laevis strain J_2021 chromosome 8L, Xenopus_laevis_v10.1, whole genome shotgun sequence:
- the yipf6.L gene encoding Yip1 domain family member 6 L homeolog: MAETEGIGDGSKQLFAGLSNVSISGDIPVEGEITVPMASTSQEDDFSTLDEPVKDTIMRDLKAVGNKFVHVMYPKKSTSLLRDWDLWGPLVLCVSLALMLQGGNADSKDDGGPQFAEVFVIIWFGAIIITLNSKLLGGTISFFQSLCVLGYCILPLTVAMVVCRLMLLLSNKTASFIVRLVVVTVMFAWSTFASTAFLADSQPPNRRALAVYPIFLFYFVISWMVLTFNTVS, from the exons atgGCGGAAACAGAGGGAATTGGAGACGGCAGTAAGCAGCTG TTTGCAGGATTATCAAATGTATCGATATCAGGAGATATTCCGGTTGAGGGGGAGATCACTGTCCCCATGGCCTCAACCTCACAAGAGGATGACTTTTCCACACTGGATGAGCCGGTTAAAGACACCATA ATGCGGGACCTGAAGGCTGTCGGCAATAAGTTTGTTCATGTTATGTATCCTAAAAAGAGCACATCACTTCTTAGAGATT ggGATTTGTGGGGTCCTCTGGTGCTGTGTGTTTCACTTGCCTT AATGCTGCAGGGCGGCAATGCTGATAGCAAAGATGACGGAGGACCTCAGTTTGCTGAAGTTTTTGTCATCATCTGGTTTGGGGCTATAATTATCACTCTAAACTCCAAGTTGCTTGGTGGTACCAT TTCCTTCTTCCAAAGTCTGTGTGTGCTGGGTTATTGCATCTTACCCTTGACCGTGGCTATGGTGGTGTGTAGGCTGATGCTTCTGTTGAGTAACAAGACCGCAAGTTTCATCGTCCGACTAGTTGTAGTGACAGTCATGTTTGCCTGGTCCACTTTTG CCTCCACTGCCTTCTTAGCTGACAGTCAGCCACCAAATCGTAGAGCTCTGGCGGTCTATCCCATATTCCTCTTCTATTTTGTCATCAGCTGGATGGTCTTGACCTTTAACACCGTGAGCTAG